From a single Rhizobium lusitanum genomic region:
- a CDS encoding protein-L-isoaspartate(D-aspartate) O-methyltransferase, with protein MTPRLVEKESFAAVVLRLRAEGILDIDLMTAVEQTPRLPFVPLQFTDDAYSSRTIPIECGAFMEGIDLVVRILHGLKIKPGHRVLEIGTGSGFTAAVMSRIVERVLTIDRYKTLTTAAQQRMDALGLRNVIIRQADGSVGLPGEGTFDRILVTSAFTTMPRFYADQLVSGGSMIAPLMLSDDVCRMVRLTKTGSRFEREELFDVPYQPIVPMLASYL; from the coding sequence TTGACACCTCGTTTGGTCGAGAAGGAAAGCTTCGCAGCCGTTGTGCTGCGGCTGCGGGCCGAAGGCATACTGGACATTGATCTGATGACGGCCGTCGAACAGACGCCGCGCCTGCCGTTCGTGCCGCTGCAATTTACCGATGATGCCTATTCCAGCCGGACGATTCCGATCGAATGCGGTGCCTTCATGGAAGGCATCGATCTCGTGGTCCGTATTCTGCACGGCCTGAAGATCAAGCCGGGCCATCGCGTTCTCGAAATCGGAACCGGCAGCGGCTTCACCGCCGCCGTCATGAGCCGCATTGTCGAGCGGGTTCTGACGATTGACCGCTACAAGACCCTGACGACGGCCGCGCAGCAGCGCATGGATGCGCTCGGCCTGCGCAACGTCATCATCCGCCAGGCGGATGGCAGCGTCGGTCTGCCGGGCGAGGGCACCTTCGACCGTATCCTGGTGACGTCGGCTTTCACGACCATGCCGCGTTTCTATGCCGATCAATTGGTATCCGGCGGATCGATGATCGCGCCGCTGATGCTTTCGGACGATGTCTGCCGCATGGTGCGTCTCACCAAGACCGGCAGCCGCTTCGAGCGCGAGGAACTTTTCGACGTTCCTTATCAGCCAATCGTGCCGATGCTCGCCTCTTATCTTTAA
- a CDS encoding peptidoglycan DD-metalloendopeptidase family protein, which yields MSFSLSSNFGKSAGKVLVAVLLASTATACSSDTTRFGGLFAGSPDRTTTGSINRGGSGSLDSNTVPRADVAQGGGDQQQDYSQQSAPAARTYPNSPSGYNPSYSSARVSTAPVAIQRSDLAAPTASAAPARSRGMSNSEDQALAQPLPASRGRQAASRVEPALASDSASNGTLKAPSASTNSSGWTTVNAPSVTLQQGENIDLLSRRYGVPAKEILRANGLRNSAGAQPGQQIIIPTMNGAGGSSPAKVASEATDLSRGGKMPGPAKAPEQDAAVLPSNGQLRGKSQAGLADPNKLAAGNGKGPLPKGNGTYVVKPGDSLARIARNTGVSVDELKQANRMQSGEGVRVGQALKLPHGATAGADPIRTASIEPQKSAAKEVAEQKPVVEAAVKPVTKASAKVAPADAAPDSTKPQAVANAAPTQSVGDAATKSDVSADAPEATGIGKYRWPVRGAVIASYGSNVNGSRNDGIDISVPEGTPIKAAENGVVIYAGNGLKELGNTVLVRHDDGTVTVYGHADALSVARGQKVQRGQTLATSGMSGDVKQPQLHFEVRKNSAPVNPMTFLE from the coding sequence ATGAGTTTCAGTCTTTCGTCAAACTTCGGTAAATCGGCAGGGAAAGTCCTTGTGGCAGTTCTCCTGGCGAGCACAGCGACAGCTTGCAGTTCAGACACGACGCGCTTCGGCGGGCTCTTCGCGGGCTCGCCGGATCGGACGACGACAGGTTCCATCAATCGCGGTGGGTCGGGCAGCTTGGATAGTAATACCGTACCGAGGGCAGATGTTGCCCAGGGTGGTGGCGATCAGCAGCAGGATTATTCGCAGCAGAGCGCGCCGGCCGCGCGAACCTATCCGAATTCTCCATCCGGTTATAATCCTTCCTATTCCAGTGCCCGCGTATCGACCGCTCCGGTCGCGATCCAGCGTTCCGATCTGGCGGCCCCGACGGCTTCCGCAGCCCCGGCCCGTTCGCGCGGAATGTCCAATTCCGAAGATCAGGCGCTTGCGCAGCCTCTGCCGGCGTCGCGTGGCAGGCAGGCGGCTTCCCGAGTGGAACCGGCTTTGGCCTCGGATTCGGCGTCGAATGGTACGCTGAAGGCACCTTCCGCTTCGACGAATTCTTCCGGCTGGACGACGGTCAATGCGCCGAGCGTTACCCTGCAGCAGGGCGAAAACATCGATCTCCTGTCGCGTCGTTACGGTGTTCCGGCAAAGGAAATCCTGCGCGCCAACGGCTTGAGAAACAGCGCCGGCGCCCAGCCCGGCCAGCAGATCATTATTCCAACCATGAACGGCGCAGGGGGTTCCAGCCCGGCGAAGGTTGCGTCGGAAGCGACCGATCTTTCCAGGGGCGGCAAGATGCCGGGTCCGGCCAAGGCTCCCGAGCAGGACGCCGCCGTGCTGCCGTCCAACGGCCAGTTACGCGGCAAGTCGCAGGCCGGCCTCGCCGATCCGAACAAGCTCGCCGCCGGCAACGGCAAGGGTCCGCTGCCGAAGGGCAACGGTACCTATGTCGTCAAGCCGGGCGACTCGCTCGCCAGGATTGCCCGTAACACCGGCGTCAGCGTCGATGAATTGAAGCAGGCGAACCGCATGCAGTCGGGTGAGGGCGTCCGCGTTGGTCAGGCCCTGAAGCTGCCGCATGGCGCCACCGCTGGTGCCGACCCGATCAGGACCGCCTCCATCGAGCCGCAGAAGTCTGCCGCGAAGGAGGTTGCCGAACAGAAGCCAGTCGTCGAAGCCGCTGTTAAGCCGGTAACGAAGGCCAGCGCCAAGGTCGCTCCCGCCGATGCGGCGCCGGATTCCACCAAGCCGCAGGCAGTCGCAAATGCTGCGCCGACACAGTCCGTCGGCGACGCCGCGACCAAGTCCGACGTCTCCGCCGACGCGCCGGAAGCAACCGGCATCGGCAAATATCGCTGGCCGGTCCGTGGCGCGGTCATTGCTAGCTATGGTTCCAACGTCAACGGCAGCCGCAACGACGGTATCGACATCTCGGTTCCTGAGGGAACACCGATCAAGGCTGCCGAGAACGGCGTCGTCATTTATGCCGGCAACGGCCTGAAGGAGCTCGGTAACACCGTTCTTGTACGCCACGACGACGGCACGGTCACCGTCTACGGCCACGCCGATGCTCTCAGCGTCGCCCGCGGCCAGAAGGTCCAGCGCGGCCAGACGCTCGCCACCTCTGGTATGAGCGGCGACGTCAAGCAGCCGCAGCTTCACTTCGAAGTTCGCAAGAATTCGGCCCCGGTCAACCCAATGACCTTCCTTGAATAG
- a CDS encoding ATP-binding protein, translating into MTENQNALILAEVRRLADALERLAGPPPAVNDWSAADCFVWAPTRLHLQPVSRPNRVALTLIRGVDHVRDILHENTLRFAEGFAANNVLLWGARGMGKSSLVKAVHEDVRRATGISLKLIEVHREDISSLPVLLDILKAVPHRIILFCDDLSFDHDDTAYKSLKAALDGGIEGRPDNVLFYATSNRRHLLPRNMMENEQSTAINPSEAVEEKVSLSDRFGLWLGFHKCSQEDYLQMIDAYADHFKLSLDRAQMHHEALEWATTRGARSGRVAWQYIQDLAGRQRIVLERD; encoded by the coding sequence GTGACCGAAAACCAAAACGCCCTGATCCTTGCGGAAGTCCGCCGTCTTGCCGACGCGCTCGAACGTCTGGCAGGCCCACCGCCGGCCGTCAACGACTGGAGCGCCGCCGACTGCTTCGTCTGGGCCCCTACCCGGCTACATTTACAACCGGTTTCCCGGCCGAACCGCGTGGCGCTTACCCTCATTCGCGGCGTCGATCATGTGCGCGACATCCTCCACGAGAATACGCTGCGCTTCGCCGAAGGCTTCGCCGCCAACAACGTATTGCTCTGGGGCGCGCGCGGCATGGGCAAATCCTCGCTCGTCAAGGCCGTGCACGAGGACGTGCGCCGCGCCACCGGCATTTCGCTGAAGCTGATCGAAGTGCATCGCGAGGATATCTCCTCGCTGCCCGTGCTGCTCGATATCCTGAAGGCCGTGCCGCACCGCATCATCCTCTTCTGTGACGACCTCTCCTTCGACCATGACGATACCGCTTACAAGTCTCTGAAAGCGGCGCTTGATGGTGGCATTGAAGGGCGACCGGACAATGTGCTGTTCTACGCCACGTCCAACCGCCGCCACCTGCTTCCGCGCAACATGATGGAGAACGAGCAATCGACGGCCATCAACCCCTCGGAAGCCGTCGAGGAAAAGGTTTCCCTTTCCGACCGCTTCGGCCTCTGGCTCGGTTTCCACAAATGTAGCCAGGAAGACTATCTGCAGATGATCGATGCCTATGCCGATCACTTCAAGCTCAGCCTTGACCGCGCCCAGATGCACCATGAAGCGCTGGAATGGGCGACCACCCGTGGCGCCCGCTCCGGGCGCGTGGCCTGGCAATATATTCAGGATCTGGCCGGACGGCAAAGGATCGTGCTCGAACGGGACTGA
- the yajC gene encoding preprotein translocase subunit YajC: protein MFVTNAYAQSATDSAASIFGGSGFEMIILFVPLMVVWYFLLIRPQRAQAKKRDEVLKNIRRGDQVVTGGGIVGKVTKVVDDKELEVEIAEGVKIRVVRSAISEVRVKGEPVKADAA, encoded by the coding sequence ATGTTTGTCACCAACGCATATGCGCAGAGCGCAACAGATTCAGCCGCGAGCATCTTCGGCGGTTCCGGCTTTGAAATGATCATCCTGTTTGTGCCGCTGATGGTCGTTTGGTATTTCCTTCTCATCCGTCCGCAGCGCGCGCAGGCGAAGAAGCGTGACGAAGTTTTGAAGAACATTCGCCGCGGCGATCAGGTCGTCACGGGCGGCGGCATCGTTGGCAAGGTCACGAAGGTTGTCGACGATAAGGAACTGGAAGTAGAAATCGCCGAGGGCGTCAAAATCCGCGTCGTCCGCAGCGCTATTTCGGAAGTGCGCGTCAAGGGCGAACCCGTCAAGGCAGACGCTGCATAA
- the secDF gene encoding protein translocase subunit SecDF, producing MLHVSWWKTVLIWFAVLLSVLLAVPNLLGDQRLASFPAWFAQRKVELGLDLKGGSHIMLKIERDDVVRNRLETVVGDISARLRTVNIPYSGLTGTGQKIQLRINDPAQVQSAVNALKPITEADSGKQEATLSQGDNGALTIDITDAGINDGLSAAMTRSLKIISNRIAQLDVGEPLIRRQGADRIVIQVPGLADPQRLKNLLNQPAELSLRLVDSSMPVQDAMNGRPPAGSEVLFSEDDPPAGYLLQKQPLLSSIDFANAAAVSNAQNNDGTVSVQLTPEATSRFAQVTAANLGKVIAVVLDGQVISSASLKNAITTGDINIPGDFTAQGAQDLSVMLKSGPLPATLTTVEERTIEPGLGSETRRSAIIACVIAAIFVAALMIGFYGLLGVAATIALIINLIMVLAVMGVFGITLTLPGIAAIVLIIGIALDANVLIYERVREEEKKTHLLVDALRHGFNRAVSTVADANFTVLMIAAILFYVSSGAVRGFAATLIVGVFTTFFTACFVTRSLVHAWISHRKPRVLLVGVRSGIFDGANIRFMGIRRYTFTVSAALSVATLLAFAAVGMHLGIDFTGGSIIEVRAKQGVADPADIQSRLQQVIPGDVQVERLDDRLGAMIRVHAQDGGENAEQSAVTLVRDELSKDYDFSRVEVVGPSVSGEITRTASLAVLAALVAILIYIWLRFEWQFAVGAIIATLHDVILTLGLFVLTGMEFNMTGIAALLTIVGYSLNDTVVVYDRMRENLRRYSQMPLPILIDASINQTLSRTVLTSATTLLALLALYIFGGEVIRSFTFVLLFGVAVGTFSSIYIAAPVLIVFKLRPDKFQAGGENKGQAGSDMQSEKPAV from the coding sequence ATGCTGCACGTCTCCTGGTGGAAGACCGTCCTGATCTGGTTCGCCGTTCTCTTGAGCGTTCTCCTTGCCGTGCCGAATCTGCTTGGTGATCAGCGTCTCGCTTCTTTTCCGGCCTGGTTTGCACAACGAAAGGTCGAGCTCGGGCTCGATCTCAAGGGCGGCTCGCATATCATGCTCAAGATCGAGCGTGACGATGTTGTAAGGAACCGGTTGGAGACTGTCGTCGGCGACATCAGCGCGAGATTGCGCACGGTCAATATTCCTTATTCCGGTCTGACGGGCACTGGTCAGAAAATCCAGTTGCGTATCAACGACCCTGCCCAGGTGCAGTCCGCCGTCAATGCCCTGAAGCCGATCACCGAGGCTGATTCCGGCAAGCAGGAAGCAACCCTGTCGCAGGGCGACAATGGTGCGCTTACCATTGATATCACCGACGCGGGCATCAATGACGGTCTTTCCGCCGCTATGACCCGGTCGCTCAAGATTATCAGCAATCGCATCGCGCAACTCGACGTTGGCGAGCCGTTGATCCGCCGGCAGGGCGCTGACCGTATTGTGATCCAGGTGCCGGGTCTTGCCGATCCGCAGCGCCTGAAGAACCTGTTGAACCAGCCCGCCGAACTCAGTCTCCGTCTGGTCGATTCATCGATGCCGGTGCAGGACGCCATGAATGGCCGCCCGCCCGCAGGTTCCGAGGTGCTGTTTTCCGAGGACGATCCGCCGGCCGGCTATCTTCTGCAGAAACAGCCGCTTCTTTCGAGTATCGACTTTGCCAACGCCGCAGCGGTTTCGAATGCCCAGAACAACGATGGCACTGTCTCCGTCCAGCTGACGCCAGAGGCGACCAGCCGTTTCGCGCAGGTAACGGCCGCCAATCTCGGCAAAGTCATCGCCGTCGTGCTTGACGGCCAGGTCATTTCATCAGCTTCGCTGAAAAACGCGATCACCACCGGTGATATCAATATCCCCGGCGACTTCACGGCACAGGGCGCGCAGGATCTGTCCGTCATGCTGAAGTCAGGGCCGCTGCCGGCGACGCTGACGACTGTCGAGGAACGGACCATCGAGCCTGGTCTCGGTAGCGAGACCAGGCGATCCGCCATCATCGCCTGCGTCATTGCCGCTATTTTCGTTGCGGCGCTGATGATCGGCTTCTATGGGCTGCTTGGCGTCGCCGCGACAATTGCGCTGATCATCAACCTCATCATGGTTCTGGCGGTCATGGGAGTGTTTGGCATCACGCTGACGCTGCCGGGCATCGCCGCCATCGTGCTGATCATCGGCATCGCGCTCGACGCTAATGTGTTGATCTATGAGCGCGTCCGGGAAGAAGAGAAGAAGACGCATCTTCTTGTCGACGCGCTGCGCCACGGTTTCAACAGGGCAGTGTCCACTGTTGCGGATGCCAACTTCACCGTGCTCATGATCGCCGCCATCCTGTTCTACGTCAGCAGCGGCGCGGTGCGTGGCTTTGCCGCGACGCTGATCGTTGGTGTTTTCACGACCTTCTTTACCGCCTGTTTCGTCACGCGGTCGCTCGTCCATGCCTGGATTTCGCATCGCAAGCCGCGTGTGCTGTTGGTCGGCGTTCGCAGCGGCATTTTCGATGGCGCCAATATCCGCTTCATGGGCATCCGCCGCTATACGTTCACGGTATCTGCGGCGTTGTCGGTGGCGACCTTGCTTGCTTTTGCAGCGGTCGGCATGCATCTCGGCATTGATTTTACCGGTGGATCGATCATCGAGGTTCGCGCCAAGCAGGGCGTTGCCGACCCAGCCGATATCCAATCGCGTTTGCAGCAGGTAATCCCGGGCGATGTTCAGGTCGAACGGCTGGATGACCGATTGGGGGCCATGATCCGGGTGCATGCGCAGGACGGCGGCGAGAATGCCGAACAATCTGCTGTGACCCTCGTTCGCGACGAGCTGAGCAAGGATTACGATTTTTCCCGTGTTGAAGTGGTCGGCCCCTCCGTTTCCGGTGAGATCACCAGGACGGCTTCTCTTGCCGTTCTGGCGGCGCTGGTGGCGATCCTTATCTACATCTGGCTGCGGTTCGAATGGCAGTTCGCAGTCGGCGCGATCATCGCGACGTTGCATGATGTGATCCTGACGCTCGGCCTTTTCGTGCTGACTGGCATGGAATTCAACATGACCGGTATCGCAGCACTTCTGACCATCGTCGGCTACTCGCTGAACGACACGGTCGTGGTCTATGACCGCATGCGCGAGAATCTCAGGCGTTATTCGCAGATGCCATTGCCGATCCTGATCGATGCGTCGATCAATCAGACGCTGTCGCGCACAGTCCTAACATCGGCGACGACGTTGTTGGCGCTGCTCGCGCTCTATATATTCGGCGGCGAGGTGATCCGCTCCTTCACCTTCGTTCTGCTCTTCGGCGTTGCGGTCGGCACTTTCTCGTCGATCTATATTGCGGCACCGGTCCTGATCGTCTTCAAGTTGCGCCCGGATAAATTCCAGGCTGGCGGCGAAAACAAGGGACAGGCAGGTAGCG